One Maribacter cobaltidurans genomic window carries:
- a CDS encoding GNAT family N-acetyltransferase translates to MKIGETNRLVISEAKNSDADFFYALLNSSSWLKHIGDRGIKNKEDAVGYIEGSLMKSYHENGFGLYKVSLKETNTPIGVCGFLKRNYLDAPDIGFAMLPEFEGFGYMLEAASVVMEYGKNSLGFTKILAVTTEDNERSKKLLTKLNLEEIGTVKAHDKGVPFLLFRNQVQ, encoded by the coding sequence ATGAAAATAGGTGAAACCAATAGACTTGTTATCTCAGAGGCTAAAAATTCTGATGCCGATTTCTTTTACGCCCTTTTAAACAGTTCATCTTGGTTAAAACATATTGGGGACCGAGGGATAAAAAATAAGGAAGATGCTGTTGGATATATTGAAGGAAGTTTAATGAAATCCTACCATGAAAATGGATTCGGACTATATAAAGTGTCCTTAAAGGAAACTAATACGCCCATAGGTGTTTGTGGATTTCTGAAACGGAATTACTTGGATGCCCCCGATATCGGGTTTGCCATGTTACCCGAATTTGAAGGGTTCGGTTATATGTTGGAAGCGGCTTCGGTAGTAATGGAGTATGGAAAGAATAGCCTGGGCTTTACCAAAATCCTTGCGGTCACAACGGAAGATAACGAGCGCTCCAAAAAACTATTAACCAAATTGAACTTAGAGGAAATTGGGACCGTAAAGGCCCATGATAAGGGTGTTCCGTTTCTACTCTTTCGGAATCAAGTTCAATAA